The proteins below come from a single Anderseniella sp. Alg231-50 genomic window:
- the ubiA gene encoding 4-hydroxybenzoate octaprenyltransferase has product MMQTSNNDGRVADAVREHWADRLLPRAARGYARLARLERPIGWWLLLLPGWWAIALAQTASGGGMANLWYLVLFFIGAVVMRGAGCTFNDIVDRDFDAAVARTRSRPIPSGQVSVGQAKAFMIVLSLTGFLVLMQFNWFAVGLGVLSLATVAIYPFMKRFTYWPQVFLGIAFNWGALLGWAAVRGELELPAILMYLGGISWTLAYDTIYAHQDKEDDLAIGIKSTALKFGAATPKWLTLFFALTFILLFASGFFAGAGIIFYTGLAAAALHAAWQLARLDVDDPDRCLMLFRSNRNFGLIIFAGIMIDSLVRLPL; this is encoded by the coding sequence ATGATGCAGACATCGAACAATGACGGCCGGGTGGCCGATGCGGTGCGCGAACACTGGGCCGACAGGCTTTTACCACGCGCGGCGCGGGGTTATGCGCGCCTGGCCCGGCTGGAACGGCCGATCGGCTGGTGGCTGCTTCTGCTGCCGGGCTGGTGGGCCATCGCACTGGCCCAGACCGCATCGGGCGGCGGCATGGCCAACCTGTGGTACCTGGTGCTGTTTTTCATCGGCGCCGTGGTCATGCGCGGGGCCGGCTGCACCTTCAACGACATCGTCGACCGTGACTTCGATGCCGCCGTGGCCCGCACAAGGTCGCGTCCGATACCGTCGGGCCAGGTCAGTGTCGGCCAGGCGAAGGCCTTCATGATCGTACTGTCGCTGACCGGTTTTCTGGTCCTGATGCAGTTCAACTGGTTCGCCGTCGGCCTCGGCGTGTTGTCGCTGGCAACCGTTGCGATCTATCCGTTCATGAAACGCTTCACATACTGGCCACAGGTGTTTTTGGGCATCGCCTTCAACTGGGGCGCCCTGCTCGGCTGGGCCGCGGTGCGCGGTGAACTGGAACTGCCGGCCATACTTATGTATCTCGGCGGCATCTCCTGGACGCTTGCCTATGACACCATCTATGCGCACCAGGACAAGGAGGACGACCTGGCCATTGGCATTAAGTCCACTGCCTTGAAGTTCGGTGCCGCGACGCCCAAATGGCTCACCCTGTTCTTTGCGCTGACCTTCATATTGCTGTTTGCCTCAGGATTTTTCGCCGGTGCCGGGATTATCTTCTACACCGGCCTGGCAGCCGCAGCTCTGCATGCGGCCTGGCAACTGGCGCGGCTTGACGTGGATGATCCCGACCGCTGCCTGATGCTGTTCCGCTCCAACCGCAATTTCGGCCTGATCATATTTGCCGGAATCATGATCGATAGTTTAGTGAGACTGCCATTATGA
- a CDS encoding EAL domain-containing protein gives MKLLVWLFSVSALVLAAVCIFVLVRYDIALLAAVSCLAVAMIVSAAASIPSHEDGNTRLNNMLSQRLGKNTNDIESLSRRMADQAQRLTDLGSRLDNGKSQPDTPDKAWAHQLTPAAQRPAAKTQTPAMRPSRAPKRLTHGHRQRPQPVQLFLEPVVRLAEGRTAYYKASFRLRDQSPADLTHIVASADLPVLNGQSSLWDPALDAQLLQQVLPLLEKLRARRGATGIFCPISVATLENTTALQELVGLLQANPEAAAGIVLDIHHTALAGLSEAGLQGLAWLASLGATFCLTGEGMLYDELPALAELGFAFIDVPGDGLVQPVQQGMTAEELLRATEVNNIAVIASGVEQPDDATSVMHASSLGRGPGFSSPRAVRERALHSSSAAQVA, from the coding sequence GCGCTGCTGGCAGCCGTGTCCTGTCTGGCCGTCGCCATGATTGTATCTGCGGCGGCTTCCATCCCCTCCCATGAAGACGGCAATACCCGTTTGAACAACATGCTGTCCCAGCGCCTGGGCAAAAACACCAATGACATTGAAAGCCTGTCGCGGCGCATGGCTGACCAGGCGCAGCGCCTGACCGATCTGGGATCGCGGCTTGATAACGGCAAATCCCAGCCCGATACGCCAGACAAAGCGTGGGCACATCAGCTTACCCCGGCCGCACAACGCCCGGCGGCAAAGACACAAACGCCTGCGATGCGGCCCTCAAGGGCACCGAAACGGCTGACCCATGGCCACAGGCAGCGTCCGCAACCGGTGCAGCTGTTCCTCGAGCCGGTGGTTCGGCTGGCCGAGGGACGCACCGCCTATTACAAGGCAAGCTTCCGGTTGCGTGATCAGTCTCCTGCCGATCTCACCCACATTGTTGCATCTGCCGACCTGCCTGTGCTGAACGGCCAGAGCAGCCTGTGGGACCCGGCGCTGGATGCCCAGTTGCTGCAGCAGGTGCTGCCCCTGCTGGAAAAACTGCGCGCCCGCCGAGGTGCGACCGGCATTTTCTGCCCGATATCTGTCGCAACTCTTGAAAACACCACGGCGTTGCAGGAACTCGTCGGCCTGCTTCAGGCCAACCCGGAGGCAGCCGCCGGCATAGTGCTGGATATCCACCACACCGCTCTTGCCGGATTGAGTGAGGCTGGCCTGCAGGGGCTGGCCTGGCTTGCAAGCCTCGGTGCAACGTTCTGCCTGACTGGCGAAGGCATGTTGTATGACGAACTGCCGGCACTGGCGGAACTGGGCTTTGCGTTTATCGATGTGCCAGGCGACGGACTGGTTCAACCGGTGCAGCAGGGAATGACCGCGGAAGAATTGTTGCGCGCAACAGAGGTCAACAATATTGCAGTGATCGCGTCCGGTGTTGAGCAACCCGACGATGCCACATCCGTGATGCATGCATCGTCACTCGGGCGCGGTCCCGGGTTTTCCAGCCCGCGAGCGGTGCGTGAGCGGGCGCTTCATTCGTCCAGCGCAGCCCAGGTTGCGTAA
- a CDS encoding DUF3291 domain-containing protein, whose amino-acid sequence MNARLALFTFGVFAKPADDPANDGFHVRNDPILAAVSQAEGFVAHSGYPDEPGPETWGDYVFPAFYEERGDGWTPQTLSLWQDLESAMAFAYQGLHGEALRHGREWFEPPQWPPYAIWWVANDHTPTWREACAKHLQLHEHGAGEQVFTFKQPLDPDGKPVALDGQKIKQVAARNAGRLAGIPKAG is encoded by the coding sequence TTGAACGCCAGGCTTGCATTGTTCACCTTCGGGGTGTTTGCCAAACCGGCCGATGATCCGGCAAATGACGGCTTCCATGTCCGCAATGACCCGATCCTGGCGGCGGTTTCGCAGGCTGAAGGTTTTGTTGCACACTCCGGTTATCCGGATGAGCCCGGTCCGGAAACGTGGGGAGACTACGTGTTTCCGGCATTCTATGAAGAACGCGGCGACGGCTGGACACCGCAGACGCTGTCATTGTGGCAGGACCTGGAATCGGCCATGGCGTTTGCCTATCAGGGCCTGCATGGTGAAGCGCTACGCCATGGCAGGGAATGGTTCGAGCCGCCGCAATGGCCGCCCTATGCGATTTGGTGGGTTGCGAACGATCATACACCCACCTGGCGCGAGGCTTGTGCGAAACATCTGCAATTGCATGAGCACGGTGCCGGTGAGCAGGTTTTCACCTTCAAGCAACCGCTCGACCCGGATGGAAAACCGGTTGCACTGGACGGGCAGAAGATAAAGCAGGTCGCTGCCCGCAATGCCGGGCGCCTTGCGGGCATCCCCAAGGCAGGATAG
- a CDS encoding TIGR01459 family HAD-type hydrolase: protein MTANSTFSVAEAARELSAAYPVWLCDVWGVVHDGRQVYLAAAEALTRHRERGGCVVLITNAPRPSPVIVPQMQRFGVPDSAYDAVVSSGDVTRELVRRRTGSNLFHLGPDEDTSLLEGLPVSWTALDEAEAVLCTGLNNDGRDGGAAETPDDYRPMLSQMQKRKLPFICANPDRVVGVGGKLYPCAGALAEIYAELGGDVEMAGKPYAPIYQVALERAGDIMKREIGRSQVLAIGDGLPTDVEGARANDLAVHFVTGGIHADDHRGSDAQTIARELAARMPPLRVAGVAGGLVW, encoded by the coding sequence ATGACCGCCAACAGTACTTTTTCAGTTGCCGAAGCAGCACGCGAACTGAGCGCTGCCTACCCGGTATGGCTGTGTGATGTCTGGGGTGTCGTTCATGATGGCCGGCAGGTCTATCTTGCAGCAGCTGAGGCGCTGACCCGGCACAGAGAGCGTGGCGGCTGTGTCGTCCTCATCACCAATGCACCCCGGCCCAGCCCGGTGATCGTGCCGCAAATGCAGCGCTTCGGCGTGCCGGACAGCGCCTATGATGCGGTGGTGAGTTCCGGTGATGTAACCCGTGAACTGGTCAGGCGCCGCACCGGCAGCAACCTGTTTCACTTAGGCCCGGATGAAGACACAAGCCTGCTGGAAGGACTGCCCGTGTCCTGGACGGCGCTGGACGAAGCCGAAGCCGTGTTGTGCACCGGACTGAACAATGATGGCCGTGACGGCGGCGCGGCGGAGACGCCCGATGACTACCGCCCCATGCTGTCGCAAATGCAGAAACGAAAGCTGCCGTTCATATGCGCCAATCCTGACCGCGTGGTCGGAGTGGGCGGCAAGCTGTACCCGTGTGCAGGTGCACTGGCGGAGATTTATGCAGAACTTGGTGGCGACGTCGAAATGGCCGGAAAACCGTACGCGCCGATTTACCAGGTGGCGCTTGAGCGCGCCGGTGACATCATGAAACGCGAAATCGGGCGGTCACAGGTGCTGGCGATCGGGGATGGTCTGCCGACCGATGTGGAAGGCGCGCGCGCCAATGATCTGGCCGTCCATTTTGTTACCGGCGGCATCCACGCAGATGATCATCGCGGTTCGGACGCACAGACTATTGCCCGTGAGCTGGCTGCCAGGATGCCACCGTTGCGGGTGGCCGGTGTGGCTGGTGGACTTGTGTGGTAA
- a CDS encoding bifunctional riboflavin kinase/FAD synthetase, with protein sequence MIELIDQTEVAGALKGACVAIGNFDGLHLGHQALAGTAVEIARKAGSPSGLVTFEPHPKSVFQPEQPVFRLTPPRLKAALARSFGVNFCAAIPFNRDLASVEAEDFVERYLVRALGISHIVSGYDFHFGKGRRGSPALLQELGGRFGFGVTIVDQVTREDGTSPFSSSSVRAALHAGNIEQANAQLGYRWTVIGNVVKGDRRGHTIGFPTANIMLDPGMEPCHGIYAVRVRDLSGDRQKVLMGAAYFGWRPTFDTDRVFLEAFLLDFDGDLYGHELAVEFVDMIRPDEKFDDLDALVAQMNRDCDDIRKLLHEDAAVDAGLPLLAAQMSGRLYQELR encoded by the coding sequence ATGATTGAACTGATTGACCAGACCGAGGTGGCCGGTGCGCTGAAAGGTGCATGCGTTGCGATAGGGAATTTCGACGGTCTGCATCTGGGTCATCAGGCATTGGCGGGAACTGCAGTTGAAATTGCCCGCAAGGCCGGTTCGCCGTCCGGCCTGGTGACGTTTGAACCGCATCCCAAATCGGTTTTCCAGCCCGAGCAGCCGGTGTTCCGGTTAACGCCGCCGCGTCTCAAGGCGGCATTGGCGCGCAGTTTCGGCGTCAATTTCTGTGCCGCCATTCCCTTCAACCGCGACCTCGCCTCCGTGGAAGCGGAAGACTTTGTCGAGCGCTACCTGGTGCGCGCACTCGGCATCAGCCACATCGTGTCGGGGTATGATTTTCATTTCGGCAAGGGCAGGCGGGGCAGCCCGGCATTGCTGCAGGAACTGGGCGGCCGGTTCGGCTTTGGTGTGACCATTGTGGATCAGGTGACCCGCGAGGATGGCACATCGCCGTTTTCATCATCGTCGGTGCGTGCGGCGCTGCATGCCGGCAACATCGAACAGGCAAATGCCCAGCTGGGATATCGCTGGACAGTGATCGGCAACGTGGTCAAGGGAGACCGGCGCGGCCACACAATCGGGTTTCCAACCGCCAACATCATGCTGGATCCGGGTATGGAGCCCTGTCACGGCATTTACGCGGTGCGGGTCCGGGACTTGTCGGGCGACAGGCAAAAGGTGTTGATGGGGGCTGCCTATTTCGGCTGGCGGCCGACGTTCGACACGGACCGGGTATTCCTGGAAGCGTTTCTGCTGGACTTTGACGGTGACCTGTACGGTCACGAACTGGCGGTCGAGTTTGTCGACATGATCAGGCCGGACGAGAAGTTCGACGATCTTGATGCCCTGGTTGCGCAGATGAACCGCGATTGTGACGACATCCGCAAACTGCTGCATGAAGATGCAGCGGTTGATGCCGGCCTGCCGCTGCTGGCAGCTCAGATGTCAGGCAGGCTGTATCAGGAACTGAGGTGA
- a CDS encoding metallopeptidase TldD-related protein, translated as MSSSSTLSSAEQFLELAQKAGADAADVLAVNGTSVQVRVRNGATDKVERSEATDFGLRVFVNGASAVVSGTARTAQDYRTLAERAIAMAKIAPSDASLGLQDTTGKAAAPDTLELADDARPDTKTLTDLALAAEAASREIKGVTKTDGSAASAGYREIALVTSNGFSGNYRRTGYSVSASAIAGEGTSMERDYDYSSKVHFADLEDAHAIGRQAGERAVRALNPRKMVSQKCPVIFEARLASSFPSLLAQAANGAGVVRGTSFLKDMMGQQVFASGITIVDDPQLVRGLSSKPFDAEGMMCEGFNLVEDGVLSNWLLDGRTAAKLDLASNGRAARSTGGQPSPSSTNLWLANGTVSVPDMISGVGDGILITSMFSSGVNMVTGDYSRGAAGLRIENGEITHPVSEITIAGNLKDMFINLTPGDDLEMKSSTNAPTCMVEGMTVAGA; from the coding sequence ATGAGTTCTTCCAGCACGCTTTCCTCTGCCGAACAGTTTCTCGAACTGGCCCAAAAGGCCGGTGCGGATGCTGCTGACGTGCTGGCTGTCAACGGCACATCGGTGCAGGTCAGGGTCCGCAACGGCGCCACCGACAAAGTGGAGAGATCCGAGGCCACGGACTTTGGCCTGCGCGTGTTCGTCAACGGCGCCAGCGCGGTGGTGTCCGGCACGGCGCGCACGGCGCAGGACTACCGGACCCTGGCGGAGCGCGCCATTGCGATGGCGAAAATTGCACCGTCTGATGCGTCTTTGGGTCTGCAGGACACAACCGGAAAGGCCGCCGCACCGGACACGCTCGAACTTGCCGATGATGCCCGGCCGGACACGAAAACCCTGACTGACCTGGCCCTGGCCGCCGAAGCCGCGAGCCGGGAAATCAAGGGTGTCACCAAGACCGACGGATCGGCGGCAAGTGCGGGGTATCGCGAAATTGCGCTGGTCACATCGAACGGGTTTTCGGGCAACTACCGGCGTACCGGCTATTCCGTATCCGCATCGGCGATTGCCGGTGAAGGCACGTCGATGGAACGCGACTACGACTATTCGTCGAAGGTGCACTTTGCCGACCTGGAAGATGCCCATGCCATCGGCAGGCAGGCCGGTGAACGGGCCGTACGGGCGCTGAACCCGCGCAAGATGGTTTCGCAGAAATGCCCGGTGATCTTTGAAGCCCGTCTGGCCAGTTCGTTCCCGTCGCTGCTGGCACAGGCCGCCAACGGAGCAGGCGTGGTGCGCGGCACCAGTTTCTTAAAGGACATGATGGGACAACAGGTTTTCGCCAGCGGCATCACCATCGTCGATGACCCGCAACTGGTGCGCGGACTGTCTTCAAAGCCCTTCGATGCCGAGGGCATGATGTGCGAAGGGTTCAATCTCGTTGAAGACGGTGTTTTGTCAAACTGGCTGCTGGACGGGCGCACTGCCGCCAAGCTGGACCTGGCCAGCAATGGCCGCGCGGCGCGCTCGACAGGCGGGCAGCCGTCGCCATCATCGACAAACCTGTGGCTGGCCAACGGCACGGTTTCGGTGCCCGACATGATCTCGGGCGTCGGCGATGGCATCCTGATCACGTCGATGTTCTCATCCGGGGTCAACATGGTCACCGGGGATTATTCGCGCGGAGCCGCCGGACTGCGCATCGAGAACGGCGAAATCACCCATCCGGTCAGCGAGATCACCATTGCCGGCAACCTGAAGGACATGTTCATCAACCTGACACCCGGTGATGACCTTGAGATGAAATCAAGCACAAACGCCCCCACATGTATGGTGGAAGGAATGACCGTTGCAGGCGCCTGA
- a CDS encoding DUF4170 domain-containing protein: MSETAKQSDQLLHLVFGGELESLDGVRFKDLEHLDVVGIYPNYAAAKEAWQEKARATIDIAEMRYFIVHLHRLLDPED; encoded by the coding sequence ATGTCTGAAACCGCCAAACAATCTGACCAACTGCTTCACCTCGTGTTTGGTGGCGAGCTTGAGAGCCTCGACGGGGTGCGCTTCAAGGACCTTGAGCACCTTGATGTCGTGGGCATCTATCCGAACTATGCCGCGGCCAAGGAAGCCTGGCAGGAAAAGGCCCGCGCCACCATCGACATTGCCGAGATGCGCTATTTCATCGTGCACCTGCATCGCCTGCTCGACCCTGAAGACTGA
- a CDS encoding 16S rRNA (uracil(1498)-N(3))-methyltransferase: MARSQGRVPRLYCEQTLSARGELTLPREASHYLVTVLRSEVGAPAKLFNAIDGEWRCVISHANRKAARVTCEECLRAATPPPDIDYLFAPLKSARLDYLAQKATEMGARRICPVITRHTVAAKVNLERMRANAIEAAEQCNMVYVPDVAEPEKLASVLAGWPDERTLVFCDERAGLSNPIDTLKQVKPGPMAVLLGPEGGFSEEERDMILALPNVVALSLGPRIMRADTAAVAVLALVQSVLGDWDDGSSGLSDA; the protein is encoded by the coding sequence ATGGCCAGGTCGCAGGGGCGGGTGCCCCGTTTGTATTGTGAACAGACATTGAGCGCGCGCGGTGAACTGACGCTGCCGCGTGAGGCGTCGCATTACCTGGTGACCGTGCTTCGGTCCGAGGTGGGCGCACCGGCCAAGCTGTTCAATGCGATAGACGGTGAATGGCGGTGTGTCATTTCCCACGCCAACCGCAAGGCTGCCCGGGTCACCTGTGAGGAGTGCCTGCGTGCGGCAACACCACCACCGGACATCGATTATTTGTTTGCGCCCCTGAAATCGGCCCGCCTGGATTACCTGGCCCAGAAGGCAACCGAAATGGGTGCGCGCCGGATATGCCCCGTCATCACCCGCCACACGGTTGCAGCCAAGGTCAACCTGGAACGGATGCGCGCCAACGCCATCGAGGCGGCTGAGCAGTGCAACATGGTCTATGTGCCGGATGTGGCGGAACCTGAAAAGCTGGCCAGTGTGCTGGCAGGCTGGCCGGATGAGCGCACCTTGGTTTTCTGTGACGAGCGCGCCGGACTGAGCAACCCAATCGACACGCTGAAACAGGTGAAACCCGGGCCGATGGCCGTGTTGCTTGGCCCGGAAGGCGGGTTTTCCGAAGAAGAACGCGACATGATACTGGCGCTGCCAAATGTCGTGGCACTGTCGCTGGGACCGCGCATCATGCGCGCCGATACCGCTGCCGTGGCCGTCCTGGCGCTGGTGCAGTCGGTTTTGGGAGATTGGGATGATGGCAGCTCTGGCTTGTCTGACGCTTAG
- a CDS encoding inositol monophosphatase family protein, producing MQAPEPTSTNLWQKEHQLLCDAVREAGELALHMCKSGVDSWDKTDGTPVSEADLAVDRLLAARLRDVTPDFGWLSEETTREDATQMKPNVWVVDPIDGTSAYVGGSNHWCVGACLLSQGRPVAAAAFAPAQNRFYEARLGAGARLNGNVMHVTDKSGLDGSRFVAHKSAISQSKWKSPVPHINCAMTTSLILRHCVVATGEYDGAIAFGKKHDWDLAPGDLIVHEAGGRTLDLDGKRFVYNRNSTRQNGLMAGSKALLDEISERLHTVAA from the coding sequence TTGCAGGCGCCTGAGCCAACATCAACAAATCTGTGGCAGAAAGAACACCAACTGTTATGCGACGCGGTGCGCGAGGCAGGTGAACTGGCATTGCACATGTGCAAGTCCGGTGTCGACAGCTGGGACAAGACAGACGGTACGCCGGTGTCGGAAGCCGATCTGGCGGTCGACAGGCTGCTGGCAGCGAGACTGCGCGACGTGACCCCTGATTTCGGCTGGCTTTCGGAAGAAACCACCCGCGAAGACGCGACCCAAATGAAACCCAATGTCTGGGTGGTGGACCCCATTGACGGAACATCAGCCTATGTGGGCGGCTCCAATCACTGGTGCGTCGGCGCCTGTCTGCTGTCGCAGGGCCGGCCGGTCGCAGCCGCGGCATTTGCACCTGCCCAGAACAGGTTCTACGAGGCCAGGCTGGGCGCCGGAGCGCGCCTGAACGGTAATGTGATGCATGTAACCGACAAGTCGGGTCTGGACGGTTCCCGGTTCGTGGCGCACAAGAGCGCTATCAGCCAGAGCAAATGGAAATCCCCGGTTCCGCACATCAACTGCGCCATGACCACGTCGCTGATCTTACGTCACTGTGTTGTGGCAACGGGTGAATATGACGGTGCCATTGCGTTCGGCAAAAAACATGACTGGGACCTGGCACCGGGCGACCTGATTGTGCATGAGGCCGGTGGGCGCACGCTTGATCTCGACGGCAAGCGCTTCGTCTACAACCGCAACAGCACGCGCCAGAACGGCCTGATGGCCGGTTCAAAAGCACTGCTTGACGAGATCAGTGAACGGCTTCATACGGTTGCTGCCTGA